A region of Vigna radiata var. radiata cultivar VC1973A chromosome 10, Vradiata_ver6, whole genome shotgun sequence DNA encodes the following proteins:
- the LOC106775216 gene encoding pentatricopeptide repeat-containing protein DOT4, chloroplastic isoform X1, translated as MLTMVKIITNFSSCSTYNCHSNEANYTRPLNGFIFFKHSSRKCLLYSNLDVPRSARVGVSFMLDENAKISKFCEVGDLRNAVELLKMSQNSELDLNTYASILQLCAERKRLQEGKLVHSIISSNGIPIEGVLGPKLVFMYVSCGDLREGRRIFDHTLSDNKVFLWNLMMSEYAKIGDFRESIYLFRKMQKLGIAGNSYTFSCILKCFATLGRVEECKRIHGYIYKLGFGSYNTVVNSLIAAYFKSGGIDSAHKLFDELSDRDVVSWNSMISGCVMNGFSHTALDFFIQMLILRVGVDLATLVNVLVACANTGSLSFGRAVHGHGVKACFGREGRFNNTLLDMYSKCGNLDDAIQVFGKMGQTTVVSWTSLISAYVREGLYDDAIRLFYEMECKGVSPDVYTMTSVLHACAHSNSLDKGRDVHNYFRKKNVTLSLPVCNALMDMYAKCGSMEEASLVFSQIPTKDIVSWNIMIGGYSKNSLPNEALKLFSEMQEESRPDGFTMACVLPACGSLVALDVGRGIHGWILRNGYSSDLHVVNALMDMYVKCGSLIHAQLLFDMISEKDLISWTVMITGYGMHGLGNEAVATFQKMRIVGIKPDEITFTSILYACSHSGLLNEGWEFFNAMSECNIEPKLEHYACMVDLLARTGNLSKAYNFVETMPIKPDATVWGALLCGCRIHHDVELAEKVAEHVFELEPDNTGYYVLLANVYAEAEKWEEVKKLRERISKLGLKKSPGCSWIEVQGKSTTFVSADSAHPQAKTIVSLLNNLRIKMKSEGYSPKMRYALINADDTEKEAALCGHSEKLAVAFGILNLSPGRTIRVAKNLRVCGDCHEMVKFMSKTTRREIILRDSNRFHHFKDGFCSCGDFW; from the coding sequence ATGTTGACAATGGTGAAAATCATAACCAACTTTAGCAGCTGCTCAACTTATAACTGTCATTCAAATGAAGCAAATTATACCAGACCTCTAAACggtttcatcttcttcaaacattcttcaagaaaatgtttattatattcaaatttggACGTTCCTCGTAGTGCTAGGGTCGGTGTCTCTTTCATGTTGGATGAAAACGCCAAAATTAGCAAATTCTGCGAGGTGGGTGATCTTCGGAATGCAGTGGAATTGCTCAAAATGTCCCAAAATTCCGAGCTTGACTTGAACACTTACGCTTCTATCTTGCAGCTTTGTGCTGAACGTAAGCGTCTGCAAGAGGGTAAGTTGGTTCATTCAATTATCTCCTCCAATGGAATACCAATTGAAGGGGTTTTGGGTCCAAAACTAGTGTTCATGTATGTGAGTTGTGGAGACTTAAGAGAAGGAAGACGTATATTCGATCACACTCTCAGTGATAACAAGGTTTTTCTGTGGAATCTTATGATGTCTGAATACGCAAAGATTGGTGATTTTCGCGAAAGTATATATCTTTTTAGGAAAATGCAGAAACTTGGAATTGCAGGGAATTCTTATACGTTTTCATGCATCTTAAAGTGTTTTGCTACTTTGGGAAGGGTAGAGGAGTGTAAAAGAATACATGGGTATATTTATAAACTAGGCTTTGGTTCTTATAATACTGTTGTTAACTCCTTAATTGCAGCTTATTTCAAAAGTGGAGGAATTGACAGTGCACACAAGTTGTTTGATGAATTGAGTGATAGAGATGTTGTGTCCTGGAATTCGATGATAAGTGGCTGCGTGATGAATGGTTTTTCCCACACTGCACTTGATTTTTTCATTCAGATGCTTATTTTAAGGGTTGGTGTGGATTTGGCTACTTTGGTTAATGTTCTTGTAGCTTGCGCAAATACTGGTAGTCTTTCATTTGGGAGAGCAGTCCATGGTCATGGAGTGAAAGCTTGTTTTGGCAGGGAGGGTAGGTTTAACAATACCTTATTAGACATGTACTCAAAATGTGGTAATTTAGATGACGCAATTCAAGTTTTTGGAAAAATGGGTCAAACAACTGTTGTCTCTTGGACTTCATTAATTTCTGCTTATGTAAGAGAAGGTCTATATGATGATGCAATAAGATTATTCTATGAAATGGAATGCAAAGGCGTTAGTCCAGATGTTTATACCATGACTAGTGTCCTTCATGCATGCGCTCATAGCAACTCACTGGATAAAGGCAGAGATGTACACAAttactttagaaagaaaaacgTGACCTTGAGCTTGCCGGTGTGTAATGCTCTCATGGATATGTATGCAAAATGTGGAAGCATGGAAGAAGCTTCTTTAGTTTTCTCTCAAATTCCAACTAAGGACATTGTTTCATGGAATATCATGATTGGTGGTTATTCAAAAAACTCTCTCCCTAATGAGGCTCTTAAACTTTTTTCTGAGATGCAAGAAGAATCAAGACCTGATGGCTTTACAATGGCTTGTGTTCTTCCAGCTTGTGGGAGTCTTGTTGCTCTTGACGTAGGCAGAGGGATTCATGGGTGGATATTGAGAAATGGGTATTCATCAGATTTGCATGTAGTCAATGCACTCATGGACATGTATGTAAAATGTGGGTCACTAATTCATGCACAGTTGCTCTTCGATATGATATCTGAGAAGGATTTGATCTCTTGGACTGTAATGATTACTGGGTATGGCATGCATGGGTTGGGAAATGAAGCAGTTGCCACTTTTCAGAAGATGAGGATTGTAGGTATTAAGCCTGATGAGATTACCTTCACTTCCATACTCTATGCCTGTAGTCATTCAGGATTACTGAACGAGGGATGGGAATTTTTTAATGCCATGAGTGAATGCAATATTGAGCCCAAGTTAGAGCACTATGCTTGCATGGTAGATCTCCTTGCCCGCACTGGAAATCTATCTAAGGCGTACAACTTCGTTGAGACAATGCCAATTAAACCAGATGCTACAGTTTGGGGTGCCTTGCTTTGTGGGTGTAGGATCCATCATGATGTGGAGCTAGCAGAAAAAGTGGCAGAGCATGTTTTTGAGCTAGAGCCTGACAACACAGGATATTATGTTCTTCTGGCCAACGTCTATGCAGAGGCAGAAAAGTGGGAAGAAGTAAAGAAGTTACGCGAGAGGATTAGTAAGCTGGGACTAAAAAAGAGCCCTGGCTGTAGTTGGATAGAGGTCCAAGGAAAAAGTACCACCTTTGTTTCTGCAGATTCTGCACATCCTCAAGCCAAAACTATAGTCTCATTGCTGAATAATTTGAGAATAAAGATGAAGAGTGAAGGTTATTCTCCAAAGATGAGGTATGCGTTGATTAATGCAGATGACACGGAGAAGGAAGCGGCTTTGTGTGGGCACAGTGAGAAGTTGGCTGTGGCTTTTGGTATATTAAATTTGTCCCCTGGAAGGACTATTAGGGTCGCCAAGAACTTACGAGTATGTGGTGACTGTCATGAGATGGTGAAGTTCATGTCCAAGACAACCAGAAGGGAGATTATCCTGAGAGATTCAAATCGGTTTC
- the LOC106775216 gene encoding pentatricopeptide repeat-containing protein DOT4, chloroplastic isoform X2 produces MLTMVKIITNFSSCSTYNCHSNEANYTRPLNGFIFFKHSSRKCLLYSNLDVPRSARVGVSFMLDENAKISKFCEVGDLRNAVELLKMSQNSELDLNTYASILQLCAERKRLQEAYFKSGGIDSAHKLFDELSDRDVVSWNSMISGCVMNGFSHTALDFFIQMLILRVGVDLATLVNVLVACANTGSLSFGRAVHGHGVKACFGREGRFNNTLLDMYSKCGNLDDAIQVFGKMGQTTVVSWTSLISAYVREGLYDDAIRLFYEMECKGVSPDVYTMTSVLHACAHSNSLDKGRDVHNYFRKKNVTLSLPVCNALMDMYAKCGSMEEASLVFSQIPTKDIVSWNIMIGGYSKNSLPNEALKLFSEMQEESRPDGFTMACVLPACGSLVALDVGRGIHGWILRNGYSSDLHVVNALMDMYVKCGSLIHAQLLFDMISEKDLISWTVMITGYGMHGLGNEAVATFQKMRIVGIKPDEITFTSILYACSHSGLLNEGWEFFNAMSECNIEPKLEHYACMVDLLARTGNLSKAYNFVETMPIKPDATVWGALLCGCRIHHDVELAEKVAEHVFELEPDNTGYYVLLANVYAEAEKWEEVKKLRERISKLGLKKSPGCSWIEVQGKSTTFVSADSAHPQAKTIVSLLNNLRIKMKSEGYSPKMRYALINADDTEKEAALCGHSEKLAVAFGILNLSPGRTIRVAKNLRVCGDCHEMVKFMSKTTRREIILRDSNRFHHFKDGFCSCGDFW; encoded by the exons ATGTTGACAATGGTGAAAATCATAACCAACTTTAGCAGCTGCTCAACTTATAACTGTCATTCAAATGAAGCAAATTATACCAGACCTCTAAACggtttcatcttcttcaaacattcttcaagaaaatgtttattatattcaaatttggACGTTCCTCGTAGTGCTAGGGTCGGTGTCTCTTTCATGTTGGATGAAAACGCCAAAATTAGCAAATTCTGCGAGGTGGGTGATCTTCGGAATGCAGTGGAATTGCTCAAAATGTCCCAAAATTCCGAGCTTGACTTGAACACTTACGCTTCTATCTTGCAGCTTTGTGCTGAACGTAAGCGTCTGCAAGAGG CTTATTTCAAAAGTGGAGGAATTGACAGTGCACACAAGTTGTTTGATGAATTGAGTGATAGAGATGTTGTGTCCTGGAATTCGATGATAAGTGGCTGCGTGATGAATGGTTTTTCCCACACTGCACTTGATTTTTTCATTCAGATGCTTATTTTAAGGGTTGGTGTGGATTTGGCTACTTTGGTTAATGTTCTTGTAGCTTGCGCAAATACTGGTAGTCTTTCATTTGGGAGAGCAGTCCATGGTCATGGAGTGAAAGCTTGTTTTGGCAGGGAGGGTAGGTTTAACAATACCTTATTAGACATGTACTCAAAATGTGGTAATTTAGATGACGCAATTCAAGTTTTTGGAAAAATGGGTCAAACAACTGTTGTCTCTTGGACTTCATTAATTTCTGCTTATGTAAGAGAAGGTCTATATGATGATGCAATAAGATTATTCTATGAAATGGAATGCAAAGGCGTTAGTCCAGATGTTTATACCATGACTAGTGTCCTTCATGCATGCGCTCATAGCAACTCACTGGATAAAGGCAGAGATGTACACAAttactttagaaagaaaaacgTGACCTTGAGCTTGCCGGTGTGTAATGCTCTCATGGATATGTATGCAAAATGTGGAAGCATGGAAGAAGCTTCTTTAGTTTTCTCTCAAATTCCAACTAAGGACATTGTTTCATGGAATATCATGATTGGTGGTTATTCAAAAAACTCTCTCCCTAATGAGGCTCTTAAACTTTTTTCTGAGATGCAAGAAGAATCAAGACCTGATGGCTTTACAATGGCTTGTGTTCTTCCAGCTTGTGGGAGTCTTGTTGCTCTTGACGTAGGCAGAGGGATTCATGGGTGGATATTGAGAAATGGGTATTCATCAGATTTGCATGTAGTCAATGCACTCATGGACATGTATGTAAAATGTGGGTCACTAATTCATGCACAGTTGCTCTTCGATATGATATCTGAGAAGGATTTGATCTCTTGGACTGTAATGATTACTGGGTATGGCATGCATGGGTTGGGAAATGAAGCAGTTGCCACTTTTCAGAAGATGAGGATTGTAGGTATTAAGCCTGATGAGATTACCTTCACTTCCATACTCTATGCCTGTAGTCATTCAGGATTACTGAACGAGGGATGGGAATTTTTTAATGCCATGAGTGAATGCAATATTGAGCCCAAGTTAGAGCACTATGCTTGCATGGTAGATCTCCTTGCCCGCACTGGAAATCTATCTAAGGCGTACAACTTCGTTGAGACAATGCCAATTAAACCAGATGCTACAGTTTGGGGTGCCTTGCTTTGTGGGTGTAGGATCCATCATGATGTGGAGCTAGCAGAAAAAGTGGCAGAGCATGTTTTTGAGCTAGAGCCTGACAACACAGGATATTATGTTCTTCTGGCCAACGTCTATGCAGAGGCAGAAAAGTGGGAAGAAGTAAAGAAGTTACGCGAGAGGATTAGTAAGCTGGGACTAAAAAAGAGCCCTGGCTGTAGTTGGATAGAGGTCCAAGGAAAAAGTACCACCTTTGTTTCTGCAGATTCTGCACATCCTCAAGCCAAAACTATAGTCTCATTGCTGAATAATTTGAGAATAAAGATGAAGAGTGAAGGTTATTCTCCAAAGATGAGGTATGCGTTGATTAATGCAGATGACACGGAGAAGGAAGCGGCTTTGTGTGGGCACAGTGAGAAGTTGGCTGTGGCTTTTGGTATATTAAATTTGTCCCCTGGAAGGACTATTAGGGTCGCCAAGAACTTACGAGTATGTGGTGACTGTCATGAGATGGTGAAGTTCATGTCCAAGACAACCAGAAGGGAGATTATCCTGAGAGATTCAAATCGGTTTC
- the LOC106775190 gene encoding uncharacterized protein LOC106775190 — protein MDQNRSEERGGILGPVREVVDGNLSHLVEGVVIDAVDGNDLGGRVGIRGEAGTSREVGKDLGSEKELKEELEEVKGQDKHGEENISDYKLLGVDQGTSYNPNHLVNQEVIETVVVIESFETDYVNENNRKLEAEVNESELNFTSMKVPEGASETDKNSCVIDIKCSSRKKVSENSEGEQICRICHLASVQPSDENEATVGPAASSATCSDLIQLGCACKDELGIAHVHCAEAWFKLKGNRLCEICSETATNVSGVSNYEFMEKWNERRFMEDGGSSSRRFGGCWRGQPFCNFLMACLVIAFVLPWFFRVNVF, from the exons ATGGATCAAAACAGAAGCGAAGAAAGAGGTGGGATACTGGGTCCGGTTCGTGAAGTGGTAGATGGGAATTTGAGTCATTTGGTTGAAGGGGTAGTTATTGATGCAGTAGATGGGAACGACTTGGGTGGCAGAGTTGGTATAAGGGGAGAAGCTGGAACTTcaagagaggtgggtaaggatTTGGGATCTGAAAAGGAGCTAAAGGAGGAGCTTGAGGAAGTTAAGGGTCAGGACAAGCATGGTGAAGAAAATATCAGTGATTATAAATTGCTTGGGGTTGATCAGGGAACTAGTTATAATCCAAACCATTTGGTTAATCAGGAAGTGATTGAAACTGTGGTTGTAATCGAGTCTTTTGAGACTGACTATGTCAACGAGAATAATAGGAAGTTGGAAGCAGAAGTTAATGAATCGGAGTTGAACTTTACATCCATGAAAGTACCAGAAGGGGCGTCTGAAACTGATAAAAATTCATGTGTGATTGATATAAAATGCAGCAGCCGCAAAAAGGTTTCTGAGAATTCTGAAGGTGAACAGATTTGTAGGATTTGCCATCTGGCTTCTGTGCAGCCATCGGATGAAAATGAAGCAACCGTTGGCCCTGCTGCTAGTAGTGCTACGTGTTCAGATTTGATTCAGCTTGGTTGTGCATGTAAAGATGAGCTAGGCATTGCACATGTTCATTGTGCTGAGGCGTGGTTCAAGCTTAAGGGGAACAg GTTATGTGAAATATGTAGTGAGACTGCAACAAATGTTTCGGGTGTTAGTAATTATGAATTTATGGaaaaatggaatgaaagaaGGTTCATGGAAGACGGTGGTAGCTCATCCCGCAGGTTTGGTGGATGCTGGCGAGGACAACCATTTTGTAACTTCTTGATGGCATGCCTGGTAATAGCATTTGTTCTGCCATGGTTTTTTCGTGTAAATGTGTTCTAG